A genomic window from Bacteroidota bacterium includes:
- a CDS encoding amino acid permease produces the protein MLSPEKSELKRGLNLFDATMLVVGSMIGSGIFIAPSLIAGYVQTPGLIILIWVVGGLLTVFGSLSYAELAAAMPRTGGQYVFLREAYSPLWGFLYGWTLFLVIQTGFIAAVAVAFAKYLGVFIPSLSESNVVFSFQNFTINSAQIIAIISIVLLSVINIFGVKLGAAVQNIFTVSKVAALASLIGVSFIVGNGSLSNFTPVLTPIIPEALGLSLFAAIAVAMSKALFAYDAWNSVTFTAEEIKHPEKNLPRALVIGTAATAIIYTLTTMAYIYIVPVEQMATVADNRIAAEVAQIVFGPAGLVFITAAILISTFGCNNGLILAGPRVYYAMANDKLFFEKVKTVHTKFKTPAVSLVYQCVWACLLTLTGTYSDLLTYTAFASLLFGVLTIVGLFVLRKKLPGLNRPYKTWSYPVVPALYVLGALFFIVFIFIGDLRNSGLGLAIIIAGIPAYFYLKSRNNG, from the coding sequence ATGTTATCTCCCGAAAAATCGGAATTAAAGCGCGGGCTGAATTTATTCGACGCTACGATGTTAGTCGTAGGTTCAATGATTGGTTCGGGAATTTTTATAGCTCCATCTTTGATAGCCGGGTATGTTCAAACGCCCGGCTTAATTATTTTGATTTGGGTAGTAGGCGGTTTGCTCACTGTTTTTGGGAGTTTGAGTTATGCCGAACTTGCTGCTGCGATGCCGCGCACCGGCGGTCAATACGTTTTCCTTCGCGAAGCATACAGTCCGTTGTGGGGATTTCTTTATGGTTGGACGTTATTTCTTGTAATTCAAACCGGATTTATTGCAGCCGTTGCGGTTGCCTTCGCAAAGTATTTAGGTGTTTTCATTCCTTCGTTATCAGAAAGCAACGTCGTTTTTTCATTCCAAAATTTTACGATTAATTCAGCACAAATTATTGCTATTATCAGTATTGTATTGCTCTCGGTTATAAATATTTTTGGTGTTAAGTTAGGGGCAGCGGTTCAAAATATTTTCACAGTCTCGAAAGTAGCTGCACTTGCTTCGCTGATTGGTGTAAGTTTTATAGTCGGTAATGGTTCGCTTTCTAATTTTACACCGGTGTTAACTCCAATCATTCCTGAAGCTCTCGGATTAAGTCTCTTTGCAGCAATCGCCGTGGCAATGTCGAAGGCGCTATTTGCTTACGATGCGTGGAACTCCGTTACATTCACAGCCGAAGAAATCAAACACCCTGAAAAAAATCTCCCGCGTGCTTTGGTCATTGGAACTGCAGCGACAGCAATAATCTATACACTCACCACAATGGCTTATATTTATATCGTTCCGGTTGAGCAAATGGCAACAGTTGCCGATAACCGAATTGCAGCCGAAGTTGCTCAAATAGTTTTTGGTCCCGCCGGATTAGTTTTTATTACTGCTGCAATTTTAATTTCTACTTTCGGTTGTAACAACGGGTTGATACTCGCAGGTCCGCGTGTTTATTACGCAATGGCTAACGACAAATTGTTTTTTGAAAAAGTAAAAACAGTTCATACAAAATTTAAAACACCGGCAGTTTCGCTTGTTTATCAATGTGTCTGGGCTTGTTTGCTTACTTTAACGGGAACATACAGCGACCTGCTCACTTATACCGCTTTTGCATCGCTCCTTTTTGGTGTGCTTACGATTGTGGGATTGTTCGTCTTGCGGAAAAAATTACCCGGTTTAAACCGTCCCTACAAAACGTGGAGCTATCCTGTTGTTCCGGCGCTCTATGTGCTGGGAGCTCTCTTTTTTATCGTATTTATTTTTATCGGTGATTTACGAAATTCAGGTTTAGGGCTGGCGATTATAATTGCCGGAATCCCTGCTTATTTTTATTTAAAAAGTAGAAATAATGGCTAA
- a CDS encoding SPOR domain-containing protein encodes MPNLNIPEEQKRNMRQQPLSPFKRQAMAGGGSKMLPIMVIFSLIILVGVVIYALNQYGYIHLWGEKPTKVIVIPEQQEEITEPATELSPTDTIEEETTQQTKAESVPKIEAPVTKQPVPTPEPAKQPVKKEAEQKVHKETGSGSYSIVVASFREKSNAEKNVKRWTDAGYEAMITEKDKWYRVSVGRYETKQDAMKAAAKLADALEAGYWIEQVK; translated from the coding sequence ATGCCAAATTTAAATATCCCGGAAGAACAAAAACGTAATATGCGTCAGCAACCATTATCGCCATTTAAGCGACAAGCAATGGCGGGCGGAGGTTCAAAAATGCTTCCAATTATGGTTATTTTTAGTCTCATTATTTTAGTGGGTGTTGTTATCTACGCACTTAACCAGTATGGTTATATACATTTATGGGGCGAAAAACCAACGAAGGTAATTGTAATTCCTGAACAACAAGAAGAGATAACCGAACCGGCGACAGAACTCTCACCGACCGATACTATAGAAGAAGAAACGACCCAGCAAACTAAAGCGGAATCAGTCCCCAAAATTGAAGCACCTGTTACTAAGCAACCGGTACCCACACCCGAACCTGCAAAACAACCTGTAAAAAAAGAAGCTGAACAAAAAGTACACAAAGAAACAGGGAGTGGAAGTTATTCGATCGTGGTTGCTTCGTTCAGAGAAAAATCGAATGCAGAAAAAAATGTAAAGCGTTGGACTGATGCCGGGTACGAAGCAATGATAACAGAAAAAGATAAATGGTATCGTGTAAGTGTCGGGCGGTATGAAACAAAACAGGATGCAATGAAAGCAGCAGCCAAACTCGCAGATGCTTTGGAAGCAGGTTATTGGATTGAGCAAGTGAAGTAA
- a CDS encoding sodium:solute symporter family protein, with protein MITFHLLDYIVVILYFAAVVFIGFAFARKTKKDEVDFLLAGRSLTLPLFVMSLVSTWYGGILGVGEFSYRYGISNWFLQGVPYYFFAAIFAAFLAKRIRETNLVSIPDQLHKAYGRKTALLGSLLTFILMTPAPYVLMLSVIFQMMFGWTFFTSVLVTAVVALSYLYFGGFRSDIYTDVFEFIVMFIGFAIILPFAFLKFGGVQFLQENLPSLHLVWHGGHNPQYIVVWFFIALWTLVDPAFYQRCYAAKDGKTAQRGIFISIIFWFIFDMMTSFTGMYARAALPNLSQPIMAYPQLAELILPPAAKGLFFAGMLATMMSTLNTLGLVSAQTLGRDIFLRLKSNERISNIEYRISNDNLVTKYTRIGLVVSFIFSVLIAFAIPSVIKIWYTIGTVVIPGLFVPLITSYFKKLEMKPDYAFFSMLLGWLTSLVWLISGYVVAGGLTKSYPLGIEPMFPGLLVSISVWYLGRVKK; from the coding sequence ATGATCACATTCCATTTACTGGATTACATAGTGGTAATTCTTTATTTTGCCGCTGTTGTTTTTATAGGTTTTGCATTCGCCCGTAAGACAAAAAAAGATGAAGTCGATTTTCTTTTAGCGGGACGCTCGTTAACACTCCCTCTGTTCGTAATGAGTTTGGTATCAACCTGGTATGGTGGAATACTTGGTGTCGGTGAGTTCTCATATCGTTACGGAATTTCAAACTGGTTTTTGCAGGGAGTTCCTTACTACTTTTTTGCTGCAATATTTGCAGCTTTTCTTGCAAAACGAATTCGGGAAACAAATTTGGTCTCGATTCCTGATCAACTTCATAAAGCGTACGGAAGGAAAACTGCTTTGCTTGGTTCGTTACTCACATTTATTTTGATGACACCAGCTCCTTATGTGTTGATGCTGAGTGTAATTTTTCAAATGATGTTCGGATGGACTTTTTTTACAAGCGTATTAGTTACTGCTGTTGTCGCTTTATCGTACCTCTACTTCGGTGGTTTCCGATCTGATATTTACACAGATGTTTTTGAGTTCATTGTTATGTTCATCGGCTTTGCCATAATTTTGCCTTTTGCTTTCTTAAAATTTGGAGGAGTTCAGTTTTTACAGGAAAATTTACCATCGTTGCATCTCGTATGGCACGGCGGACATAATCCGCAGTATATCGTAGTATGGTTTTTTATTGCTTTATGGACTCTCGTTGATCCGGCTTTTTACCAACGATGTTATGCAGCAAAGGATGGTAAAACTGCACAACGAGGTATATTTATTTCTATAATTTTTTGGTTTATCTTTGATATGATGACCTCGTTTACCGGAATGTATGCACGTGCAGCGCTTCCAAATCTTTCGCAACCGATTATGGCTTACCCGCAGTTGGCTGAATTAATTCTGCCACCGGCTGCCAAAGGACTCTTCTTTGCCGGGATGTTAGCAACAATGATGTCCACACTGAACACGCTCGGTCTTGTATCAGCCCAAACATTGGGAAGGGATATTTTCCTCAGATTAAAAAGCAACGAACGAATATCGAATATCGAATATCGAATATCGAATGATAATCTCGTTACTAAATACACCAGAATTGGTTTAGTAGTATCTTTTATATTTTCTGTTTTGATTGCTTTTGCTATACCAAGCGTCATCAAAATTTGGTACACTATAGGAACAGTAGTAATTCCAGGGCTTTTTGTTCCGTTGATTACAAGTTATTTTAAGAAATTAGAAATGAAGCCCGATTACGCTTTCTTCTCGATGCTGCTTGGTTGGTTAACATCGTTGGTGTGGTTGATTAGCGGGTATGTTGTAGCGGGCGGTCTGACTAAAAGTTATCCTTTGGGAATCGAGCCGATGTTTCCCGGCTTGTTAGTCTCGATAAGTGTTTGGTATCTTGGAAGAGTGAAGAAATAA
- a CDS encoding FG-GAP-like repeat-containing protein has product MNKLFISVILIFITSQNIYTQYLPEPKLKQNFPIELEKSNYGFLPSAQFYDLDNDGYLEIILSSGNYIHIIRRNGENFPGWPKYLPYSNVTGPAIGDIDGDGYKEIIAVSSTRNPGFGGVYVWRTNGDDMPGFPVTFQDPESGSPVGPTIYDINKDGKLEIFFRRWYKVYGLDWRGKVLPGWPQTIPNGYFGMSVPKISDVDFDSIPEIFVSATYTEWVDTTSYFMIVCYQPDGTIKAGWPFIRKDQFLFSVPLGAISQFQGNDYKVIAFGTSIYRKIYNCYFYLLNPLGEVIKGWPKELEDPLFGHNSAIFLNYKNQSAKGRSDVVIAGGLFGYLYAWEEDGTSLPMFPFELPGINGPFAPGVPSVPIPYHDLENKEFVLFTNADITKNDTGYVFASRSNATQMAWSPLKVNGLAASTPAFADLENDGTVEMVMATKTADQINLYVWEFTDIPYDKQRFPWPVGNANRWNTGEFGFEPTDTVIVSVRNENGLPSKIKLYQNYPNPFNASTKIKYDIDRNTKVRLSVYNILGQEVVVLVDSEQRAGSYEAVWDARKYPSGVYYVKMESNNYKSVQKLIMIK; this is encoded by the coding sequence ATGAATAAATTATTTATTTCGGTAATTCTTATTTTTATCACCTCACAAAATATTTATACACAATATTTACCTGAGCCAAAATTAAAACAAAACTTTCCTATTGAATTAGAAAAGAGTAATTACGGATTTCTGCCTTCGGCTCAGTTCTATGATTTAGATAACGATGGATATTTAGAGATAATCCTATCGAGCGGCAATTATATTCATATAATTCGTAGGAATGGTGAAAATTTTCCTGGCTGGCCTAAATACCTGCCGTATTCAAATGTTACAGGACCAGCGATTGGTGATATTGATGGTGATGGCTATAAAGAAATTATTGCAGTATCTAGTACTCGTAATCCTGGTTTTGGTGGGGTATATGTATGGCGGACTAATGGCGACGACATGCCTGGATTTCCTGTAACTTTTCAAGACCCTGAAAGTGGCAGCCCGGTTGGTCCTACAATTTATGATATAAATAAAGATGGGAAATTAGAAATTTTTTTTAGAAGATGGTACAAAGTATATGGTTTAGATTGGCGTGGAAAAGTATTGCCTGGATGGCCCCAAACTATTCCAAATGGTTACTTTGGAATGTCAGTTCCAAAAATTTCAGATGTCGATTTTGATTCAATCCCAGAAATTTTTGTATCGGCTACATATACTGAATGGGTTGACACTACAAGTTATTTTATGATTGTATGTTATCAGCCAGATGGTACAATTAAAGCGGGCTGGCCGTTTATAAGAAAGGATCAGTTTTTGTTTTCAGTTCCCTTGGGAGCAATCAGCCAATTCCAAGGTAACGACTATAAAGTAATTGCTTTTGGAACTTCAATATATCGTAAAATTTATAATTGCTACTTTTATTTATTGAACCCATTAGGTGAAGTAATTAAGGGTTGGCCTAAAGAACTTGAGGATCCTTTATTCGGTCATAATAGTGCGATTTTTTTAAATTACAAAAATCAATCTGCCAAAGGCAGATCAGATGTAGTTATCGCGGGCGGTTTATTTGGATATTTATATGCATGGGAAGAAGATGGAACATCATTACCAATGTTTCCTTTCGAACTGCCGGGGATTAATGGCCCATTCGCTCCAGGAGTTCCCTCAGTGCCTATTCCATATCACGATTTGGAGAATAAAGAATTTGTGCTTTTTACAAATGCCGATATAACGAAAAATGATACAGGTTATGTATTTGCCTCTCGTAGCAATGCAACACAGATGGCATGGTCGCCGCTTAAAGTTAATGGTTTAGCAGCTAGTACTCCGGCATTCGCAGACCTCGAGAACGATGGAACTGTGGAAATGGTTATGGCAACTAAAACTGCAGATCAGATTAATCTATATGTCTGGGAGTTCACAGATATACCGTACGATAAGCAGCGTTTTCCATGGCCTGTTGGCAATGCAAACCGCTGGAACACTGGTGAGTTTGGGTTTGAACCAACCGACACGGTTATTGTGTCGGTTAGAAATGAAAACGGCTTACCAAGCAAAATTAAATTGTATCAAAATTATCCAAATCCTTTTAATGCTTCTACGAAAATAAAATATGATATTGATAGAAATACAAAAGTACGATTGAGTGTGTATAATATTTTGGGTCAGGAAGTTGTCGTGTTAGTAGATTCTGAACAGAGAGCAGGAAGCTACGAAGCGGTTTGGGATGCGCGCAAATATCCTAGTGGAGTCTATTATGTAAAAATGGAAAGTAACAATTATAAATCAGTACAGAAATTAATAATGATAAAATAA
- a CDS encoding DUF1670 domain-containing protein — protein MQLFFRNQPTHKGIIIALYEQGISPADIVLKTGHSQSAVDRYLKHYDQVKKMLKKGMNESAIKEITGRTMKVEKEYVTLYYNFHPTAKYTQ, from the coding sequence ATGCAGCTATTTTTTCGAAATCAACCGACGCACAAAGGGATTATCATCGCCCTGTATGAGCAAGGGATCAGTCCGGCAGATATTGTATTGAAGACAGGACACAGTCAGAGTGCGGTTGATAGGTATCTCAAGCATTATGATCAAGTGAAGAAAATGTTGAAGAAGGGAATGAATGAATCGGCAATTAAAGAAATCACAGGCAGGACGATGAAAGTTGAGAAAGAATATGTTACATTGTACTATAACTTTCATCCGACTGCTAAATATACTCAATAA
- the holA gene encoding DNA polymerase III subunit delta: MAKDKSDTASIQDLEASISQKKYFSLYYFFGDEDFLIDQFIKQIIRESVDESVKGFNVDVVDGNNIEVKNLLGIASAYPMISEKRVVVVKEFNKLLTSENNKTLLGRYLENPSESTILLMVGSKLDNRTTIAKSIKSKGMVVEFKPLYDNQIAGWIKNHIKNFGKKITDEAAQLIAECTGNSMREIHNELEKLTIYVDSKKMIDEDDVNSVVGVSKAFNVFSLQKAIGEKDISKSVTIIENMLNNGESALGTIVMLCKYFQKLWIIRGSDLKSEFDIVSRLKINQFFVKEYLNAARNYSIANIEQAFVTLVETDESLKSSSIDEKLAMTLLIYNIIGKRD, translated from the coding sequence ATGGCTAAAGATAAATCGGACACAGCTTCAATACAGGATCTGGAAGCTTCTATCAGTCAAAAAAAATATTTCTCACTTTATTACTTTTTTGGTGATGAGGATTTCTTGATCGACCAATTTATAAAACAAATTATCCGAGAGAGTGTTGACGAATCGGTTAAAGGTTTCAATGTCGATGTTGTGGATGGAAATAATATTGAAGTAAAAAATTTACTTGGCATTGCTTCAGCTTATCCGATGATTTCCGAAAAAAGAGTAGTGGTTGTTAAAGAGTTCAATAAGCTTTTGACAAGTGAAAATAACAAAACTTTACTCGGGCGTTATCTCGAAAATCCTTCGGAATCTACAATACTCCTGATGGTTGGCTCAAAATTAGATAACCGCACTACGATTGCAAAATCAATTAAAAGTAAAGGGATGGTTGTCGAATTTAAACCGTTGTACGATAATCAAATTGCTGGATGGATCAAAAACCATATTAAAAATTTTGGGAAGAAAATAACCGACGAAGCTGCACAATTGATTGCCGAATGCACAGGCAATTCGATGCGCGAGATACACAATGAATTGGAGAAGCTTACGATTTATGTAGATTCAAAAAAGATGATAGATGAAGATGATGTTAATTCGGTAGTGGGAGTTTCGAAAGCGTTTAATGTTTTCTCGCTGCAAAAAGCTATCGGCGAAAAGGATATTTCCAAATCGGTTACTATAATTGAGAACATGCTTAACAACGGAGAATCGGCACTCGGAACTATCGTAATGCTTTGCAAGTATTTTCAGAAGCTTTGGATTATCAGAGGTTCAGATTTAAAAAGTGAATTCGACATCGTGAGCCGCTTGAAGATTAATCAGTTCTTTGTAAAAGAGTACCTTAATGCTGCGAGGAATTACTCGATTGCCAATATCGAGCAGGCGTTTGTTACACTTGTTGAAACTGACGAATCGTTGAAATCATCTTCCATCGACGAGAAGCTCGCAATGACTTTGTTGATTTATAATATCATCGGAAAACGAGACTGA
- a CDS encoding undecaprenyl-phosphate glucose phosphotransferase, with protein MIKHKKSDFLIPALSVIFDIIAIELAFLFSFWIRFNTNFLEMFRVGEEIPSFNIYLTSSLIIIPIWLMILNSNKMYAPHRNNLLSDDFFSILKSITLGMLLIIGLAFFYREFSFSRYVVVALWLSAIGLVFGGRIFIYLIRKKLLSKGKELRNAVIIGNNETANSVYEKLILNKTYGYNLLGYFASSPAQSNNAISNGKYLGTIEDLIHSINNHEIEVALITLDSQDYQQIYNILHESDGINVELMLVLDVIGLMTSRMNIKEIEGIPFIKIKGVPITTWGRIIKRFFDFLFSIFVLIIFSPVMIIIYILIKAGSRGSVIYKQERMGLNGEIFNVYKFRTMQVDAEKETGPVWATQEDKRTTRIGKILRRTSLDELPQFINVLRGEMSVVGPRPERPFFVNQFKDNVPKYLDRHLLKSGITGWAQVNGMRGQVSIEDRTKYDLYYIENWSLVLDIKIIVKTIKAVLFGKDAY; from the coding sequence ATGATAAAGCACAAAAAAAGCGATTTTTTAATACCTGCGCTCTCGGTTATCTTCGATATTATTGCAATCGAATTGGCATTTCTTTTTTCTTTTTGGATTCGGTTCAACACAAATTTTCTTGAAATGTTCCGGGTTGGTGAAGAAATTCCTTCTTTCAACATCTATCTAACAAGCTCACTGATAATCATCCCGATATGGTTGATGATTTTAAATTCAAATAAGATGTACGCCCCGCACCGCAATAATCTTTTATCCGATGATTTTTTTTCAATCCTAAAATCAATTACTCTTGGAATGTTGCTGATAATTGGTTTAGCTTTTTTCTATCGGGAGTTTTCTTTTTCACGCTACGTAGTAGTCGCTCTCTGGCTATCAGCAATTGGGCTTGTCTTCGGTGGAAGGATATTTATTTATTTAATACGAAAAAAATTATTAAGCAAGGGAAAAGAACTCCGCAATGCAGTCATCATCGGTAACAACGAAACTGCAAATTCGGTTTATGAAAAACTTATCCTCAATAAAACATACGGTTATAATTTATTGGGATATTTCGCTTCTTCACCGGCTCAAAGCAATAATGCCATTTCAAACGGAAAGTATCTTGGAACTATCGAAGATTTGATTCATTCCATCAATAATCATGAAATTGAAGTCGCACTCATCACACTTGATTCACAGGATTACCAGCAAATCTATAATATTCTGCATGAAAGTGATGGTATCAACGTTGAGCTGATGTTAGTCCTCGACGTAATTGGATTGATGACAAGCAGAATGAATATAAAAGAAATTGAAGGTATTCCATTTATAAAAATAAAAGGTGTACCTATTACTACATGGGGAAGAATTATAAAACGCTTTTTTGATTTTTTATTTTCCATTTTTGTTTTGATAATTTTTTCTCCCGTAATGATCATAATTTACATTTTAATAAAAGCAGGTTCACGAGGATCTGTTATTTACAAACAAGAACGTATGGGATTGAACGGAGAAATATTTAATGTTTATAAATTTAGGACAATGCAGGTGGATGCCGAAAAAGAAACCGGACCGGTATGGGCTACACAAGAAGATAAACGGACTACACGTATCGGGAAGATTTTGCGACGAACAAGTTTAGATGAATTACCTCAGTTTATAAATGTGCTGCGTGGCGAAATGAGTGTAGTCGGTCCCCGCCCTGAGCGACCGTTTTTCGTAAATCAATTCAAAGATAATGTTCCGAAATATTTAGACCGGCATCTCCTCAAGTCAGGAATTACCGGTTGGGCACAGGTAAACGGGATGCGTGGACAGGTATCAATAGAAGATAGAACTAAATACGATTTATATTACATTGAAAACTGGTCGTTAGTCCTCGACATTAAGATAATCGTTAAAACAATAAAAGCAGTATTATTTGGGAAAGATGCATATTAA
- a CDS encoding TonB-dependent receptor, with protein MKKIIAIIIFMTFYFDVSAATGRIKGTVRNKENNKDLSGASVILEGIKTGTSSDFDGKFVLENIEPGTYSISASYLGFKVQKKTVYVKPSETTNITFELEPTILSGQEVVVTATRAKERETPVAFANLTRKEIESKHWAQDVPMLLNELPNVYSYSDNGNGIGYSYLKIRGFDQRRIGVMINGVPLNDAESHEVFWIDHPDISANTEDIQVQRGVGNSLYGASAFGGSVNLITAGFTHLPKVQFDAGYGTFNTRRFSISANSGLIDNTYNLYGRFTRIETDGYRKPSWSKLWSYFFGITRYDANMVTRINIFGGPEQSYLSYRGVIRDSLKNSDSRRTNPFQYPNEIDNFYQPHYQFINDWQITEKMRLENTWFVFLGEGNYTQFRARRDVREYNIPRFKVADSTMLPANYYKTDALGNPVRDAVGLFEIRRLDLTRKRLVDDLDYGWLPRFTFKHSKGNIVIGGEYRYHSGHHFGEVTWANLFPSNISPNWRYYDYVVPKTSIAAYVHSLYQLLPELTIMTDLQIRHHNIKLKNEKRYLVEFERKYTFVTPRGGINYNFTDALNVFANVSMAKREPAFKDIYNPQDYWISPINLAKNFLKDGDVYRFVGKELKPEKLVNYEIGSGYRTDDINLKFNLYLMDFRDEIIPTGQIDDNGVPISGNAEQSVHRGVELTGRFKLFEELYLDGNISFNDDRFIKHSEYVVTDWATTPPTIKEIIYNNKRLGGFPTNLSNLRLTYNFEKLSLPLKASILLQNVGRIYLDNTENKQVAISPFTVLNGGIAYELKNISDNFDIEINLIGNNLLNRLYESSGYVEEGVPYWIPAATRNVFLTLKVQF; from the coding sequence ATGAAGAAGATAATAGCAATAATAATATTTATGACTTTTTATTTTGATGTTTCAGCCGCAACAGGACGCATCAAAGGAACTGTCAGAAATAAAGAAAATAATAAAGATTTATCGGGTGCTTCCGTTATCCTGGAAGGAATAAAAACCGGAACAAGCTCTGATTTCGATGGAAAGTTTGTTCTAGAAAATATTGAGCCGGGTACTTATTCTATAAGTGCAAGTTATCTAGGATTTAAGGTTCAGAAAAAAACTGTTTATGTTAAACCCTCTGAAACAACCAACATCACATTCGAGTTAGAACCTACTATACTTTCAGGGCAGGAAGTAGTAGTTACAGCAACGCGTGCAAAAGAGCGGGAAACTCCGGTGGCTTTCGCTAACCTGACGCGAAAAGAAATCGAATCGAAACATTGGGCTCAGGATGTGCCGATGTTGTTGAACGAACTTCCCAACGTTTATTCCTACTCTGATAACGGGAATGGAATCGGATATTCTTACTTGAAAATTCGTGGGTTTGATCAGCGTAGAATCGGCGTTATGATTAATGGAGTGCCGCTCAACGATGCCGAGTCGCACGAAGTCTTCTGGATCGATCATCCAGACATTTCAGCAAACACAGAAGACATTCAAGTTCAGCGTGGAGTGGGAAATTCGTTATATGGTGCTTCAGCTTTCGGCGGCTCGGTGAATTTGATTACTGCCGGTTTTACACACTTACCTAAAGTTCAATTTGATGCCGGTTATGGAACTTTTAATACGCGCAGGTTTTCCATCTCGGCTAACTCGGGTCTAATCGATAATACATACAATTTATACGGTCGTTTTACCCGTATCGAAACCGATGGTTATCGCAAACCCTCTTGGTCGAAATTATGGTCTTATTTTTTTGGAATAACTCGTTACGATGCGAATATGGTTACAAGAATAAACATCTTTGGCGGACCGGAACAGAGTTACCTTTCGTATCGCGGTGTTATTCGAGATTCTTTGAAGAATTCTGATTCCCGAAGAACTAATCCGTTCCAATATCCTAATGAAATTGATAATTTCTATCAGCCGCATTATCAGTTTATAAACGATTGGCAGATTACTGAAAAAATGCGTCTCGAAAATACATGGTTTGTTTTTCTTGGAGAAGGAAATTATACACAATTTCGTGCGAGGCGTGATGTTCGTGAATACAACATTCCGCGATTCAAAGTTGCTGATTCAACAATGTTGCCGGCTAATTATTACAAGACAGATGCACTTGGTAATCCGGTTCGGGATGCTGTAGGTCTGTTCGAAATACGCCGTCTCGATTTAACTCGAAAGCGATTAGTTGATGATCTCGATTACGGTTGGTTACCTCGTTTTACTTTCAAACACAGCAAAGGAAATATAGTTATTGGTGGCGAGTATCGTTACCATTCGGGGCATCATTTCGGCGAAGTAACTTGGGCGAACCTCTTTCCATCAAATATTTCACCCAACTGGCGTTACTACGATTATGTTGTCCCGAAAACTTCGATTGCGGCTTATGTCCATTCTTTGTATCAATTGTTACCTGAGTTAACTATAATGACCGATTTACAAATTCGCCATCATAACATCAAGTTGAAAAATGAGAAAAGATATTTAGTTGAGTTTGAAAGGAAGTATACATTTGTAACACCTCGTGGCGGTATTAATTATAATTTTACCGATGCTCTGAATGTTTTTGCCAATGTTTCTATGGCAAAACGTGAACCGGCTTTCAAAGATATTTATAACCCGCAAGATTATTGGATAAGCCCAATCAATCTTGCCAAGAATTTTTTAAAGGATGGTGATGTGTATAGGTTTGTTGGGAAGGAACTCAAGCCCGAAAAATTAGTGAATTATGAAATCGGTTCTGGTTATCGAACCGATGATATTAATTTAAAGTTCAATTTATACTTGATGGATTTCCGTGACGAAATTATCCCGACAGGTCAGATCGATGATAATGGCGTTCCAATATCAGGCAATGCCGAACAGTCAGTTCATCGAGGTGTTGAATTAACAGGAAGATTCAAATTATTCGAAGAGTTATATCTTGACGGTAACATATCTTTCAACGACGATCGTTTTATCAAACACTCGGAATATGTTGTAACGGATTGGGCTACAACTCCTCCAACAATCAAAGAAATTATTTACAACAATAAACGTTTAGGCGGATTCCCTACTAATTTAAGTAATCTCCGTCTCACCTATAATTTTGAAAAATTATCACTCCCGCTAAAAGCATCGATCCTTTTGCAGAATGTCGGAAGGATATATTTAGATAATACAGAAAACAAACAGGTAGCGATTTCGCCTTTTACTGTTTTGAATGGCGGCATTGCTTATGAGCTAAAAAATATTTCTGACAACTTTGATATTGAAATTAATTTAATCGGAAATAATTTATTGAATCGCTTATACGAGTCGAGTGGGTACGTTGAGGAAGGAGTTCCGTATTGGATTCCGGCAGCGACCCGAAATGTTTTTTTAACTCTCAAAGTCCAATTTTAA